The genomic stretch AGAATCTATGTATTCCATTTCCCAAAAGTATGGTATTCGTCTGAAGAATTTATATAAGATGAATAAGATGAAACCGGAAGATTCTTCTCCTAAAGTAGGTGATATATTGCGTTTGCGTTAGTCATTATAGTACGGTAACTGATGTTTAAAAACGTACAGGGTGTCCGATTTCGGACACCCTGTACGTTTTGTTTGTTATTGATTATCAATAAGTTGCTTTCTTGGCACGGATGTTGTTTATTCTTTAGTACAAAAATGACAATAATAAAATTACAATAAGTTATGGACAGAGAAATCCCTAAAGAAGTGCGTGATAAGGAACGCAAAAAGAAGTTCATTAAATATGGTGCAATAGGTGTGGCGGCAGTGGTATGTATAGCTGTATTGATTTCGTTTATGCGAAGTAGCGTCAATAAGAAAGATTTGGTGTTTTCAGAAGTAGACAATGGAACTATTGAAGTAAGTGTCAGTGCTTCCGGTAAGGTTGTCCCGGCTTTTGAAGAGATTATCAATTCACCTATTAATACTCGTATCGTGGAAGTTTACCGTAAGGGAGGAGACAGCGTGGATGTAGGTACGCCGATTTTGAAACTTGATTTGCAGAGTACGGAAACCGAATACAAGAAATTGCTGGATGAAGAACAGATGAAACGTTATCAGTTAGAGCAGTTGAAAGTGAATAATAATACGTATCTGAGCGATTTATCAATGCAAGTGAAAATTTCTGCCATGAAATTGAACCGTATGGAGGTAGAACTTCGCAACGAACGTTATTTGGATAGCTTGGGTTCTGGAACAACGGACAAGGTTCGTCAGGCTGAATTGAACTTCAATACAGGAAAACTGGAATTGGAACAGCTCCGTCAGCAATACGCAAATGAATCGAAAGTAAAAGAGGCTGATTTGAAAGTGAAGGAATTGGAATTCAATATTTTCTCAAAGAGTCTTGCTGAAATGAAACGTACATTGGATGACGCTCAAATTCGTTCACCGCGTAAAGCGATTCTTACCTATATTAATAATCAGGTAGGTGCGCAGGTGGCGGAAGGTAGTCAAGTAGCTATCATTTCTGATTTGAGCCACTTTAAAGTGGAAGGTGAAATAGCTGATACATACGGTGACCGTGTGGCAGCAGGTGGACGTGCCATAGTCAAGATTGGCAATGAGAAACTGGAAGGAACGGTAAGTAGTGTGACACCGTTGAGTAAGAATGGGGTGATTTCGTTCATTGTACAACTGAATGAAGATAATAACAAGCGATTGCGTTCCGGCTTGAAGACGGATGTATATGTAATGAATGCCGTGAAAGAAGGGGTTTTAAGATTGGCGAATGCTTCTTATTATGTCGGTCGCGGTGAATATGAATTATTTGTTCAGGATAGTAAGGATGAAGTAGTGAAGCGTAAAGTTCAATTGGGTGACAGTAATTTTGAATATGTGGAAGTCATATCGGGATTGAAACCGGGTGACAAGGTGGTTGTCAGCGATATGAGCAGTTACAAAAACAAGAATAAGTTGAAGTTGAAATAAGAAGCAGCTATGACATAAACAACAAGATAAAACTCTCTCTTAATTAATACATTGATTGTTACGGGAAATGAAGTGTCTTTTCTTCCTTTTCACTCATTTCCCGAACATAATTTAATTTGTTCTTAGGCTATGTCGTTTTTTTGATTGTTTACTTTTTTATATTATTCATAATGCTTGTTGGCATTCTTATTCCGGTATACAGCATCAGTTGTATTAGTCCGGTAGATGTGTTGTGGGATGAATACGACTGACAAAAACGATCATACTGTCCGTTATCGGACAATATATTAAATAATAATCTGTTGAAAATTAAATGTTTATTGCTTTGGTATATCTTTTGATTCATAAAAATAAAAAGTGTATAAGATTAACAATTTAAATAAGAAAAATTATGGCAATGATTAAATTAACCGGTATCAATAAAATCTACCGTACCAATGAGATTGAAACATTAGCACTGGAAAATGTAAATTTGGATGTGATTAAAGGCGAATTTGTTAGTATTATGGGGCCTTCCGGTTGCGGTAAGTCTACCTTGTTGAATATTATGGGGTTATTGGATGCTCCCAGCAGTGGAAAGATTGAAATAAACGGTACTTCTGTAGAAAGTATGAAAGATAAAGAACTGGCTGCTTTTCGTAATAAGACTTTGGGATTTGTGTTCCAGTCATTCCACCTGATTAATTCGCTGAATGTGATTGACAATGTAGAATTGCCTTTGCTCTATAGAAAGATGGCTGCCAAGGAGCGTACCCGTTTGGCAAAAGAAGTGTTGGAGCGTGTTGGTTTAAGTCATCGTATGCGCCACATGCCCACACAGCTTTCCGGTGGTCAGTGTCAGCGTGTGGCGATAGCCCGTGCTATTGTGGGCAATCCCGAAATTATCCTTGCCGATGAGCCTACCGGAAATTTGGACTCAAAAATGGGTGCTGAAGTAATGGAGTTGTTGCATAAATTGAATAAAGAAGATGGACGTACCATTGTGATGGTAACCCATAATGAAGAACAAGCCAAACAGACTTCAAGAACTATCCGTTTCTTTGATGGCCGTCAGGTGCAATAACTGGAGGCTACTTCATTTTTTCTACGGACCATTAATGAAAAGGTACTATAATGATAAAAAAAACAATAGGACAAGTAATTTATCAATTGCGTAACCAACCGTTACTAAGTGCAATTACTATATTGGGAACTGCCCTCGCTATTGCTTTGATAATGGTTATTCTAATTGTCTATCAAGCGAAAACGGCGGACTATGCTCCTGAAGTAAATCGTTCACGCTCGCTTTACGTCAAATGGGAGCGTACGGTATATGACAAGAAAGAACCTAACAGCGCAGGTCATTCCCGACCTTCATTGTGGATGGCTAAAGAAGTCTTTTATCCGTTGAAAACTCCCGAAGCTGTATGCGTTACTTATGAAGCCGGTGAAGTATTAGTCAGTACTCCAGGAGCTGATGAAGAGGTCAATACACCGTTGTTACTGACAGATGCTGATTTTTGGAAGATATACCAATTTCATTACTTGTCGGGAAAACCTTTTACCCAGGCTGACTTTCAGTCGGGAATAAAGAAAGCTGTTATTGTTGAAAGTGTGGCGAGGCGTCTTTATGGAGATGTGGACGCTGCTATTGGGAAACCTGTACAGATTAATTTTACTGATTATACTGTTTGTGGTGTAGTAGAGAATGTAAATCGTTTTTGTGAGTTTGCATGGAGTGAGGTTTATGCACCTTATTCTTCGAATGCGATAGCCAATAAGGTGGAAGCAGGAGAAACTCAGGGAAATCATATCATTACTATCTTGGCGCATAGTTCAGATGATTTTGAGAAAATCCGTAATGAGGTGGCCCGTGGAGTGGCACAGATTAATACGACACTGGGTGAGAGAGAATTGCAACTGATGGGGCAACCGGATAACTTCCGTACTCAGTTGAATCGTAAATTTGCCAACTCGTATGAAAATCTGGATGCGGCATATTGGAAATATGGCATTATGATTATTGTTATTTTATTGGTTCCCGCCATTAATCTAAGCGGATTGACACATACCCGTATGCGTCGTCGGCTGGAAGAATTAGGTATTCGTAAATCTTTTGGCGCTACACAGGGAGAGTTGGTGTGGCAGGTTTTGAACGAGAACTTTGTATTGACATTAATCGGTGGGATGCTGGGA from Phocaeicola dorei encodes the following:
- a CDS encoding efflux RND transporter periplasmic adaptor subunit, which gives rise to MDREIPKEVRDKERKKKFIKYGAIGVAAVVCIAVLISFMRSSVNKKDLVFSEVDNGTIEVSVSASGKVVPAFEEIINSPINTRIVEVYRKGGDSVDVGTPILKLDLQSTETEYKKLLDEEQMKRYQLEQLKVNNNTYLSDLSMQVKISAMKLNRMEVELRNERYLDSLGSGTTDKVRQAELNFNTGKLELEQLRQQYANESKVKEADLKVKELEFNIFSKSLAEMKRTLDDAQIRSPRKAILTYINNQVGAQVAEGSQVAIISDLSHFKVEGEIADTYGDRVAAGGRAIVKIGNEKLEGTVSSVTPLSKNGVISFIVQLNEDNNKRLRSGLKTDVYVMNAVKEGVLRLANASYYVGRGEYELFVQDSKDEVVKRKVQLGDSNFEYVEVISGLKPGDKVVVSDMSSYKNKNKLKLK
- a CDS encoding ABC transporter permease: MIKKTIGQVIYQLRNQPLLSAITILGTALAIALIMVILIVYQAKTADYAPEVNRSRSLYVKWERTVYDKKEPNSAGHSRPSLWMAKEVFYPLKTPEAVCVTYEAGEVLVSTPGADEEVNTPLLLTDADFWKIYQFHYLSGKPFTQADFQSGIKKAVIVESVARRLYGDVDAAIGKPVQINFTDYTVCGVVENVNRFCEFAWSEVYAPYSSNAIANKVEAGETQGNHIITILAHSSDDFEKIRNEVARGVAQINTTLGERELQLMGQPDNFRTQLNRKFANSYENLDAAYWKYGIMIIVILLVPAINLSGLTHTRMRRRLEELGIRKSFGATQGELVWQVLNENFVLTLIGGMLGLGLSYLCLWLMSDWLLQTAWGATATMNVSMVSPVVFFVALCFCLVLNLLSAYIPAWRVAHTPIVDSLNQKL
- a CDS encoding ABC transporter ATP-binding protein, translating into MAMIKLTGINKIYRTNEIETLALENVNLDVIKGEFVSIMGPSGCGKSTLLNIMGLLDAPSSGKIEINGTSVESMKDKELAAFRNKTLGFVFQSFHLINSLNVIDNVELPLLYRKMAAKERTRLAKEVLERVGLSHRMRHMPTQLSGGQCQRVAIARAIVGNPEIILADEPTGNLDSKMGAEVMELLHKLNKEDGRTIVMVTHNEEQAKQTSRTIRFFDGRQVQ